DNA sequence from the Candida dubliniensis CD36 chromosome 5, complete sequence genome:
attttaattctaatCTTATTTGAAATCGAAAGCGATACCTGCGTAGGTGAAAGGTGTCTATAGTATTAAGCTTGCTTACATAGAAAATATatacaacaaaatcatGAGGATTCTACTCTTTATATAGTAGAAAATCCTTTTTCCACTGGACGAGCTACTAAGTCCAAGTGTTACCATAAAAGGAAATAGATTAgtgtattattttctttagtaCGTTCTCTACCAATATGTAACATTCCGCTGATCCTTAATAATTAGCCATGTTACACACCCTAATTTCGAACAGAAAGTACGTAAGAATACTGTTAGTGGGGTTAATTTTGCAACCTTAAATCTGTATTATCATTACGAGCTTGTTCAGTGAGTTTAATTGGTTTACACAGTTTTTCTacttaaataaataataactaTATTGTTAATCGATTGGACAAATCCAATGAAAAGCAGTTGTCAAGAGTACTACACCATGACaattaaaatgaaaagGCAACACACTTTTGTGTCTAAACCTCAAGGTTACATACTTATAAACCTTATGCATAAACACacttatatttataaattggtTCATTAACTAAGTAGAATTATTAAGaagataaatatatataccaCCGACTTTCtgaaataaaaagaattacTCTACTCTATAATACCCTCTAAACACTAGAAACAATTTCACTAGCGTTTCTCAACACTTCGACCATTCTAACGCATTCCTTTCTCTTTTGAACAGTAAGTTCGTTTTCTTTAACCAAATCATCCAAGTCTGGACTGCTGTACAACTTCTCCAATAAAGTCTTTTGGATCTCATCCTTGGAtttgttgatcaatttcaacataATGGCTTTAGGAACAACATCACTAACAGTACGCTTAACAATATTATAGTATGAAGAgatcaataatttgataaCTTCGGTTTCCATAGTTTCTCTTTCACTCATAGTACCTGTGGCCCTCAATACTGGAGGTGGAGCCTCCATTTGTTGCAAtctctttttgtttttgctaGAGAAGAATCCACCGAAAAATCCATTAGAAGTTCCGTCTTCTGGTTTAGGAGATGTGGCTTGTGCTGGTTGTTGACTTGGTGGCAATGGTTTACCAGTCTTAGGATCAACTGCAACTTGAGGTTTTGGATGAAATTTCTCTTCCACAATAGACATTGCTTGTGTTCCTTTTAACAAGTCTGGATGAGCAGTGTTAACGTATGTTTCTTCAGCTTGAATTATATCATTAACAAATTCAGTGGTTGGAACCAACAAGTCTCTCAagtataaaataaaattctGAGACAATTGCTCTTTCAAACCCGGGTATCTGGAATATTGTGGTTGGCTGATGATTTGTGACAAAATTCTGACCAACTCAtcgaaaatcaaattgatacATCTAACTGAAGGCTCTTCCaatcttttaatttgttgtcTTACCAAAACCTCAAATGCTTGGGTACCTACAAACAACGATGGAGCTGACCCCGAGGTGTTATGCATAATAGTTCTAATATCAGCATCTTTAATTTGATCGAATGGATCGATGGCATTAATCCCATTCTTGAAAATTTCAtggaaaacaaaagaaatacGGGCACCACCACTCAATTCTTGAGAACTTAATTCATTAGATTCACCATCTAAAATCCCAGTGTAATCTTTCGTGAAATTAGTAATCATACTCAATGCAATTGATGCTGGCGACTCGGCCATTTCAGGACCAAGCATGGCTAATTCCTGCTGgtattttttcaatgaatGCTCAATTCTCATCTTGATATCAGGTAAAGTACTCTTGATGTGGTGCAACAAAATAccattcaatttcttgGCCAAGTAAGGCGTACCACAGAATTGGGCTTTGGCTCTGTATGATGGATGGTTTTCGAAAAAGTTTCTTTCATCCTTTAATGCATCTCTGATGGTTTTCTTAGCTTCAATATCCTTTTGACCTCTGTTTATCACTGGAACATAACCAAATCTCAATGGGATGACTCGCCCAGCCAAGATGTCAATAACATCGGTACCTTGATCCATTAAATCCACTTTGGTTAAAACACCAATAGTTCTTGCACCTTCAGGGTCAACTTCTCTTGCTAATTTCAACCCATCCGAATTGGCCAAATCTGTATTGGCAGCATTGACAGACAAGATAATTGCGTTGGGCTTGGAAATAaatttcataatcataTCTTTGATTTGTCTTTCAATATCCTTAGGTTGGTCACCAACTGGAACTTTTGTCAACCCTGGCAAATCAACCAAAGTTAACGTTAAAACGTGAGGAGAATAAATTCTCAAATTGATTGGCACTGGTGAAATACCCAAATTCTTACCTGTTTTGGCATCAGTTTCTCTAACAATTTCGTTTCTGATatcttcaaaattgaaaaactttTTTCCTGGCAAATGTAAGAATTCACCCCATTCATCAGCATTGTTTTCTGATTGACCACCCGTACTTTCTGAAGAATTAacatcaatcaaatcacTAGCTTTCTTCGAATCCTTGCTTGGTCTTCTGTTGATTAATTGTAAAACCAAGGGCCTTCTGGTAACAATACCTGTTCCTCTAGGTAAGAAATCTCTACCAACAACATTTTCTAATACTGACGATTTACCACTAGATTGGGATCCGACAACAGTGATTTGAGGCAAGTCTACTGGTGAGGATGATCCACCACCTAAAGGAGCCAATGCATCTTGTAATTTGTTAATGGTAGCAATTAACGTCTCATCCATTTTTGGTTCAACTTTCTAAtgttttgattaattgctgtgtaaataaatatatcaaagaattttctttccttttttctacaaaaaaaaaaaaaaaacaaaatcaattggttgTCAATAAAGTACTCGTTTGTTATCgatttttgtaaatattgatttcaGTGGCACTGTCTACgcattcaaaaaatttgatcaGTTTGCGCACGACCATCGGTTATGATCAAGTGTCATgaaattttacaaaaacCCAGCCTCCATTCAATCAGATTAATGCCAGAAATGTAACCTTGTAAGCTATTTCTTTGTTCATTAATTCTTTGGACTAAATCATCGGTAAATTTTCgtatatattcaaattacATAAACATTGAAATGCAAATTATCAAACCCTTGTAAAGCCTGTTCGGTATCTTCCCATGGAACACCAAATATACCCGCATTGATCTTGGGCATGTTAATAACAACTTTGCCATCAGATCTCTCCACTTCTTGGTTGTCAGATACCTTTCTTGCCAAGTCAGCAATAGATTGTTTGGTGAAATTGACAATTTGTTCTGGTGTTTGGTTGAAATCACTCGTGAAAAGACATGCAATAAGTATACTTGGTTGGTCTGACTCAATGATAAAAGATGTACCCAATAGATTAGTATTCTTATGACAATATTGACTATACTTATTGTTTGCTTTAGGAAATCTCTTTCGGAACACAGCAGCTATACCCCCTCCCCACGATCCATGGGTATTACATGCATGTGCGAGAATCACTTTTTTACCAGCTGGAATTGTGTGTGTAAATAAATCACCTTTAATGTATTGAATCATTGATGTTGTTAATAAATGCAATTATGTATATTCGTATGTATTGATTACAAAGAAAGAGATGAAAAAATCGATAAGCAATCGAGGGTTGTGCactattttttcttctccaaCTTTATAGATACAGATTCACCCGGAGAATGGTGTTTTATGTCGTTGAAAAAGAATCCTTGttcactaccaccaccaaaaatgTTTTCATATATATGCTGGTTTTCATCTGTGTTGTCATTGTAATTCGTCTCTTCGTAGGAGTTGGTAAAAGTAAATGCGTTTATAAATTGAGCAATTTCGTCGTCGTTATGATTTGGCAAGTACCGATCTTCTGGTGTCACCATGAAAAACTGTATCTCACTTCCTTTCACAAGCTTTGCTTCTGGTGATAAAGCAATAATGTCAGCCTTGGCTCCCcatccaccaccacctgCAGTAACCTTAAATCTTTCAACTCTTGTACTATTAGgtttcttgattttgacATACACCtctgtttcttttgatCCAATActcatcaattttttgttctcCTCGAGATATTTGGCTGCAGGGTTGTTGTCAATAGATTTTACCAAGTTTCCCACACAATTGGTAATTTTGAAGCCAGCACCAGGATATAAATCAGTCCAATTGTCTTTGATCACAGCACTAGAATGTCTTGGTATCAATCCTCGGGGAAACAGGATCTGCAAATCACATAAATGTTGTCCCAGATTCAGACCATTACCAAAGTAAAATAAAGTTATAATCGAGCCAGTAGAAAACACCGTGTTTgctaaatttaatttcaattccatTTCTTGTcttaaattgattttcaacTGGGAAGGTATGTTTTTCCAATGTTTCTGTGCACTAACGACATTCAAGCCATCACTTTCTCGTGGAGGTTTATTAATATcgtctttttcttctaaaaGAACCGAGTCCCCAATGCTAATGGGTTCATCTAACCAAAGTTCCGAAACTCCGTTTCTGTGTGAATAAGGCACAACTGTATCGACTCCTGCTACAACCAATTGTAAATCCCGTTTCTGGTATAATTTGATCGAGTCCTCGATGACCTGAGGTAGATTTGTTGGGGTAGATAGAACCAACAATGACTTTGGAACAAACTGTTCAGGGATTTTGAGTTGGAAATCAACTGGGTTGATGGTGGTTTTTGTCAAATAAGAAAGAGAGCGTATTTGTCTTGGAAATAGTCTGATCATCATTGTATATGTACATAAATATACAAATCTATAAAGTAAGgttgtaaattttttttttgggaggGGGAAGGGTGgatgaatttttttctttggcgAATCAATTGctagcttttttttttttttcatgttGGCTTGGCTATCcttatttttcaacttcatcAATAGACCTTTTTTGAGGAATAGTTTCTGAAGTTGAATCTTTATTTTCCTTTTTGACCAGAGATTCTAGAGTCTTGGACATTTCTTCAAACTCTTTGTTCAAGTCTTGTATTTCAGAACCACCTTTTTCAAAAACCTTTTTTAACACTGGACCCCATATTCtttcatctttttcaaaatcttcaagTCTGAAAACATTTTTACCCAACTCCCATTCAGATTGTTTTGTTCTGATCAATTCCACCATATATGCACTGGACTCCATAGCTCTACCGATATCGCTAATCAAACTTCTAATATAAGTACCAGATGACACATCACTGATGAAATGAATCATAGGCAATTTCTCGGGTAAAGATTCGTCATCCGGTAACAATTTTGGTTTTCCAGTTTCCTTAGGTAGACCTTCTTTTTCAGCTTTTTCCAAATATTGTTTGGAAAAGAATAAAGGCGAGTCATTTAAAGTTGGATTATCTTTCAATCCGTGTTCTTTGGGAACACCATTTTCGTCTAACTCACTTTCCAACTTTGTAAATTCGTGATCAGTTTTCAATGAATCTTCTTTGATAACGGTAATACTATTGACAGTCACATCCCTTACTTTGATATTTGTGGGCAATGGCAATCCTTGTCGAGCATACTCATAAAGTGGTTTTCCATTGACTTTTAATGCTGAGAAAATGGGTGGGGTTTGTTTAATATCaccaataaatttttccaCAGTACTGTCTATTAATTCCAGGGTAATGTGgtcaattttgtttttgctaACAATTTCCCCTTCTGAATCCCCCGTGGTGGTAGATATCCCCAACAACGCTTTTGTCTCATACGTTTTTTGACATTCAGCTAGGTAGTATTGTAGTTTTTTCGTGCCCAAGCCAACACCAACGACTAAAATCCCACTTGCCAATGGATCTAATGTCCCTCCATGACCAATCTTCACTTTAGTCGAggcaatttttttctcaatTTTGTGTGGTTTCCATTTTCTATCACGACTAAGATCCGATCTTATTTTGTCTTTCATCTCTTGTAAGTCTTTAGCAAATACTTCTGATTTGGTGAACTTGCTCTgaattgtttcaataaatttggCAGACGTAATGCCTGACGGTTTATACACTGCAAATACCCCATTCATTGTTATAGATTTAAGCCTAAGCATACAAGATGGCTGAAGCAATGCAAATAGTaaatgtgtgtgtgttttattttttcttgagACGTCTTCAGATATctagttttttttgagtTGAGTTTGTGGTAATGCGAAGAAATCACCACCACATTGTCGCCCAGTATAGATTTTTCATGTATTCTTTAACATTTACCTGGGTTTCGATATTTGAACATCAAGCTATTGCAACGTTAGTAAAAGGAATTTTCCTCATAATGCAAGAAACCTTTTGTACTTATTTTATACATACAGATAAATATCCAGTGACTCTTGGCGATATAATCTTAAAGTCTACACCCttcttttcattaatttggttaatagaattgatttggttttctAGATCGAttagttttcttttcgtaaatgaataaatcccaagtaaatttaataaaccCACAAACAACCCTCCAGATAGTAGATCCAATAAGTTTTCAAGTAATATTCTCTTGCTCATTGGATTAAATGCAACCACAAGTGATTCATTGACTAGGTTGActatattttcaaattcattctTCAGTATAATGCCTTCCAAACTGGGAATTGACGAGCtttcattaaaattattaccCTCAAAAGATCCACTGGTAGATTGTGTCAGAGTGATTGCACCTGGCTCTGTGCCGGGGTAGTAACTTGAAAATTGTGGGATTAAATCAGGAAATTGAACTGTATGATATACACGAGGAATCCGAATGATTCTAGTTTCATTAAAGGAGCTGGAGGAAAGGACTGTGTGTGTATTTGGGAAATGATTAATCACTAATGAAGTGTCATCTGAACCTGGAACCAAATATTCGTGATAGTTGAAAAAAACCAACTCTTGAATAGATTGATCTGGAATGACAGAAGAATCTGTCTTGGTCTCATTCATGTATTTGTATATTGAACTATAGGAATTTGTAGTTAACACACTGTTGGTTTGGCTACTGTTATCAGTATGTCTGAAGTATGGAAACCCTAGTTTTTTTCGCACTTAAAGAACAGTGTAAACAATTCTACCAGAATGCACGACcatattttgaatatgGGCCTGACTTTAAATGACATAATTTGTTTCTCTACTGTTTGAGATCATTGTTGATAGAAGAATTAGAGTCCTAGTGGACGTATTTATAAGTCAGAGAGTTCAGGTGAGGTTGGGTGGATCTgcaatttaatttttcttctacAACTCTCTGTTGAATTCCAGCAACGCATCTTCTTGATttctgcaaaaaaaaaaaaaaaaatgaaataaatagagtaaaatttttcttctcttcccactctttctttttcttttcctt
Encoded proteins:
- a CDS encoding GTPase, putative (Similar to S. cerevisiae VPS1;~In S. cerevisiae: dynamin-like GTPase required for vacuolar sorting; also involved in actin cytoskeleton organization, late Golgi-retention of some proteins, regulating peroxisome biogenesis), producing the protein MDETLIATINKLQDALAPLGGGSSSPVDLPQITVVGSQSSGKSSVLENVVGRDFLPRGTGIVTRRPLVLQLINRRPSKDSKKASDLIDVNSSESTGGQSENNADEWGEFLHLPGKKFFNFEDIRNEIVRETDAKTGKNLGISPVPINLRIYSPHVLTLTLVDLPGLTKVPVGDQPKDIERQIKDMIMKFISKPNAIILSVNAANTDLANSDGLKLAREVDPEGARTIGVLTKVDLMDQGTDVIDILAGRVIPLRFGYVPVINRGQKDIEAKKTIRDALKDERNFFENHPSYRAKAQFCGTPYLAKKLNGILLHHIKSTLPDIKMRIEHSLKKYQQELAMLGPEMAESPASIALSMITNFTKDYTGILDGESNELSSQELSGGARISFVFHEIFKNGINAIDPFDQIKDADIRTIMHNTSGSAPSLFVGTQAFEVLVRQQIKRLEEPSVRCINLIFDELVRILSQIISQPQYSRYPGLKEQLSQNFILYLRDLLVPTTEFVNDIIQAEETYVNTAHPDLLKGTQAMSIVEEKFHPKPQVAVDPKTGKPLPPSQQPAQATSPKPEDGTSNGFFGGFFSSKNKKRLQQMEAPPPVLRATGTMSERETMETEVIKLLISSYYNIVKRTVSDVVPKAIMLKLINKSKDEIQKTLLEKLYSSPDLDDLVKENELTVQKRKECVRMVEVLRNASEIVSSV
- a CDS encoding Ras modification protein, putative (Similar to S. cerevisiae SHR5;~In S. cerevisiae: adds a palmitoyl lipid moiety to heterolipidated substrates such as Ras1p and Ras2p through a thioester linkage;~spliced gene), with the protein product MNETKTDSSVIPDQSIQELVFFNYHEYLVPGSDDTSLVINHFPNTHTVLSSSSFNETRIIRIPRVYHTVQFPDLIPQFSSYYPGTEPGAITSTQSTSGSFEGNNFNESSSIPSLEGIISKNEFENIVNLVNESLVVAFNPMSKRILLENLLDLLSGGLFVGLLNLLGIYSFTKRKLIDLENQINSINQINEKKGVDFKIISPRVTGYLSVNVKEYMKNLYWATMWW
- a CDS encoding tRNA pseudouridine synthase, putative (Similar to S. cerevisiae PUS4;~In S. cerevisiae: atalyzes only the formation of pseudouridine-55 (Psi55), a highly conserved tRNA modification, in mitochondrial and cytoplasmic tRNAs), which encodes MNGVFAVYKPSGITSAKFIETIQSKFTKSEVFAKDLQEMKDKIRSDLSRDRKWKPHKIEKKIASTKVKIGHGGTLDPLASGILVVGVGLGTKKLQYYLAECQKTYETKALLGISTTTGDSEGEIVSKNKIDHITSELIDSTVEKFIGDIKQTPPIFSALKVNGKPLYEYARQGLPLPTNIKVRDVTVNSITVIKEDSLKTDHEFTKLESELDENGVPKEHGLKDNPTLNDSPLFFSKQYLEKAEKEGLPKETGKPKLLPDDESLPEKLPMIHFISDVSSGTYIRSLISDIGRAMESSAYMVELIRTKQSEWELGKNVFRLEDFEKDERIWGPVLKKVFEKGGSEIQDLNKEFEEMSKTLESSVKKENKDSTSETIPQKRSIDEVEK
- a CDS encoding phosphatase, putative (Similar to S. cerevisiae POA1;~In S. cerevisiae: phosphatase that is highly specific for ADP-ribose 1''-phosphate, a tRNA splicing metabolite; may have a role in regulation of tRNA splicing), whose protein sequence is MIQYIKGDLFTHTIPAGKKVILAHACNTHGSWGGGIAAVFRKRFPKANNKYSQYCHKNTNLLGTSFIIESDQPSILIACLFTSDFNQTPEQIVNFTKQSIADLARKVSDNQEVERSDGKVVINMPKINAGIFGVPWEDTEQALQGFDNLHFNVYVI